A window of Lacibacter sediminis contains these coding sequences:
- a CDS encoding Glu/Leu/Phe/Val family dehydrogenase, with product MSTTNYSFFGAVEQSFDKAAAFTKWDKGILEQIKQCNSVYQMRFPVKMDDGSIEVIEAYRVQHSQHKSPCKGGIRFSEEVNQDEVMALASLMTYKCAIVNVPFGGAKGGIKINPRNHTAYELEKITRRYTSELVKKNFIGPGIDVPAPDYGTGEREMAWIVDTYASLRPGEIDAAGCVTGKPITQGGVRGRREATGLGVFYGIREVCNMPEVMSKLGLTTGVEGKRVVVQGIGNVGYHTAKFFRENGAKIIAISEHDGAVFNPEGLHEDELIEFRKKTGSIVNFPGATTITNTTDALELDCDILIPAALENVINGDNAPRIKAKIIGEAANGPLTPDADEVFAAKGVLVVPDMFLNAGGVTVSYFEWLKNLSHVRYGRLEKRFTENLNTNILGQMEFLSGKKVKKEHRDIITHGPDEVDLVYSGLEETMITAVNEVMDCWKQNPSIPDMRTAAYVVAINKVATSYVELGIFP from the coding sequence ATGTCAACTACGAATTACAGTTTCTTCGGTGCAGTAGAACAGAGCTTTGATAAAGCTGCCGCTTTTACAAAATGGGATAAGGGTATCCTTGAACAGATCAAACAATGTAACAGTGTTTACCAAATGCGTTTCCCCGTTAAAATGGACGATGGAAGCATTGAAGTAATTGAAGCTTACCGTGTGCAACACTCGCAGCACAAATCACCTTGCAAAGGTGGTATCCGTTTCAGTGAAGAAGTAAACCAGGATGAGGTAATGGCTCTTGCATCATTGATGACCTATAAGTGTGCCATTGTAAATGTTCCGTTCGGTGGTGCTAAAGGTGGCATCAAGATCAACCCCCGCAACCACACTGCTTATGAACTTGAAAAGATCACACGTCGTTATACATCAGAGCTTGTAAAGAAAAACTTTATTGGCCCCGGTATTGATGTACCTGCTCCTGACTATGGTACAGGCGAACGTGAAATGGCCTGGATCGTTGATACATACGCGTCTCTTCGCCCCGGCGAAATTGATGCCGCAGGTTGTGTAACAGGTAAGCCAATTACACAAGGGGGTGTAAGAGGCCGTCGTGAAGCAACAGGTCTCGGTGTTTTTTACGGTATCCGTGAAGTATGCAACATGCCTGAAGTGATGAGCAAGCTTGGCTTAACCACAGGTGTTGAAGGCAAGCGTGTAGTTGTACAAGGTATCGGAAACGTGGGCTATCACACCGCTAAATTTTTCAGAGAGAATGGTGCAAAGATCATCGCTATTTCAGAGCATGATGGTGCTGTGTTTAATCCTGAAGGTTTGCATGAAGATGAGTTGATTGAATTCAGAAAGAAGACCGGATCGATCGTGAATTTCCCGGGCGCTACAACTATTACCAATACAACTGATGCTTTAGAGCTTGATTGCGATATTTTAATTCCTGCGGCTTTGGAAAACGTCATTAATGGCGACAATGCTCCACGCATTAAAGCAAAGATCATTGGCGAAGCTGCCAACGGACCTCTTACGCCGGATGCTGATGAAGTATTTGCAGCAAAAGGTGTATTGGTTGTTCCTGATATGTTCCTGAATGCCGGTGGTGTAACGGTATCTTATTTCGAATGGTTGAAAAACCTGAGCCATGTTCGTTATGGCCGTTTGGAAAAACGTTTCACCGAAAATCTGAACACCAATATTCTTGGCCAGATGGAATTCCTGAGTGGCAAGAAAGTAAAGAAAGAACACAGAGATATTATCACACATGGTCCCGATGAAGTGGATCTTGTTTATAGTGGATTGGAAGAAACCATGATCACAGCTGTAAACGAAGTGATGGATTGCTGGAAACAAAATCCTTCAATTCCTGATATGCGTACTGCGGCTTATGTGGTTGCCATCAACAAAGTAGCTACCAGCTATGTTGAGCTTGGCATTTTCCCATAA
- a CDS encoding DegT/DnrJ/EryC1/StrS family aminotransferase: MRPIQMVDLKQQYLAIKQEVDAAVLDVLDSSAFINGKPVQDLAGDLSQYLGSKHTIPCANGTDALQIAMMALNLQPGDEVITASFTYIATVEVVALLRLKPVFVEVDPKTFCIDPEAIRKAITPKTKAIVPVHLYGHAANMDEIMKIAAEHNLYVIEDNAQAIGADYIYADGSKKKTGSIGTIGCTSFFPSKNLGCYGDGGAMFTNDDALADQLKMVANHGQKVRYYHEVVGCNSRLDTVQAAVLKIKLKKLDEYIAARRKAADYYDAAFAGHKNITTPYRAPYSNHVFHQYTLILDGFDNVAEVRNGLNAYLAEQKIPSMIYYPVPAHRQQMFASFGGADFNLPITDWLTDRVISLPMHTELEEEQLQLITSKLLEYLNTKS; encoded by the coding sequence ATGCGACCTATACAGATGGTTGACCTAAAGCAGCAATACCTTGCAATTAAGCAGGAAGTAGACGCTGCAGTTTTAGATGTTCTCGACAGTTCAGCCTTTATTAATGGCAAACCCGTGCAGGATCTGGCCGGTGATTTAAGCCAATATCTCGGTTCAAAACATACGATTCCATGTGCGAACGGAACCGATGCTTTGCAGATTGCCATGATGGCATTGAACCTGCAACCTGGTGACGAAGTGATTACAGCTTCGTTTACTTACATTGCCACTGTAGAAGTGGTGGCATTGCTTCGTTTGAAACCGGTCTTTGTGGAAGTTGATCCAAAGACTTTCTGTATTGATCCGGAAGCGATCCGTAAAGCAATAACTCCAAAAACAAAAGCGATTGTTCCGGTTCACTTGTATGGTCATGCCGCCAATATGGATGAGATCATGAAAATCGCTGCAGAACATAATCTGTATGTGATCGAGGATAATGCGCAGGCCATTGGTGCTGATTATATTTATGCCGATGGATCGAAAAAGAAAACAGGTTCAATTGGTACAATCGGCTGCACTTCATTCTTCCCATCAAAGAATTTAGGTTGTTATGGTGATGGCGGTGCGATGTTTACTAACGATGATGCGTTGGCTGATCAATTAAAGATGGTAGCGAACCACGGACAAAAAGTGCGTTACTATCATGAAGTGGTTGGTTGCAATTCACGCCTGGATACTGTACAAGCTGCAGTATTAAAAATCAAACTGAAAAAACTCGATGAATATATAGCAGCACGTCGTAAGGCTGCAGATTATTATGATGCTGCATTTGCAGGTCATAAAAACATCACAACTCCTTATCGTGCCCCGTACAGCAACCATGTGTTTCATCAATACACATTAATACTGGATGGATTTGATAATGTTGCAGAAGTAAGAAATGGGTTGAATGCTTATTTGGCTGAGCAGAAAATTCCGTCGATGATTTATTATCCGGTGCCTGCTCATCGTCAGCAAATGTTTGCATCATTCGGTGGTGCAGATTTTAATTTGCCAATTACTGATTGGTTAACTGATCGTGTAATTTCTTTACCGATGCATACGGAATTGGAAGAAGAGCAATTGCAGTTGATCACAAGCAAATTGTTGGAATATCTTAATACAAAATCATAA
- a CDS encoding heme exporter protein CcmB encodes MASSKKIIALFKKDLLLEIRQQYTFYGIVLYIACTVYVLFLAINEPDGSTWNALFWVNMLFISINAVAKSFLQESRGRMLYYYTLTSAQEFILAKLLYNILLMLVMSLLSLITFSFFLGGPFLHAGEFIGITILGGISMSLVFTLMAAIASRANQNAAIMVIMGFPVIIPQLLLLIRISKSAFGEIFKEGAVFQMVFLLGGLDVLVLALCMILFPFLWKD; translated from the coding sequence TTGGCTTCTTCAAAAAAAATAATTGCACTCTTTAAAAAAGATCTGTTGCTTGAAATAAGACAGCAGTACACTTTTTATGGCATTGTATTATATATCGCCTGTACGGTGTATGTGTTATTCCTGGCCATCAACGAACCCGATGGAAGCACCTGGAACGCTTTATTTTGGGTAAACATGTTGTTCATCAGCATTAATGCCGTGGCTAAAAGCTTTCTGCAGGAAAGTCGTGGCCGTATGCTTTATTATTATACCCTTACCAGTGCACAGGAATTTATTCTTGCAAAGCTGTTGTATAATATCTTATTGATGTTGGTAATGAGTTTACTCAGCCTCATCACATTCAGTTTTTTCCTCGGTGGCCCTTTTTTACATGCCGGCGAATTTATTGGTATCACCATCCTTGGTGGCATCAGCATGAGCCTTGTGTTTACGTTGATGGCCGCAATTGCTTCAAGGGCTAATCAAAATGCAGCGATCATGGTCATCATGGGATTCCCGGTTATTATCCCTCAGTTATTATTGCTTATCCGTATTTCCAAGTCGGCTTTTGGTGAAATTTTTAAAGAAGGTGCTGTTTTTCAAATGGTTTTCTTGTTGGGCGGACTCGACGTGCTGGTGCTGGCGCTTTGCATGATTTTGTTTCCCTTTTTATGGAAAGATTAA
- a CDS encoding CcmD family protein, producing the protein MKKVLATIVLLTLNLLLISFSAAAQTEQAEMADAMRSNGKIYVVVVVCLIILFGLIGYVFRIDRKLSKLEKQQKD; encoded by the coding sequence ATGAAAAAAGTTCTCGCAACTATTGTTCTTCTCACCCTCAACCTCCTGTTGATCTCATTTTCTGCAGCTGCCCAAACAGAGCAGGCAGAAATGGCTGATGCCATGCGCAGCAATGGAAAAATTTATGTAGTGGTGGTGGTTTGTCTCATCATCTTATTTGGTCTAATTGGCTATGTATTCCGTATCGACAGGAAACTCAGCAAACTGGAAAAACAACAGAAAGATTAA
- a CDS encoding thymidine kinase, protein MFIEPNIKGDRRGWIEVICGSMFSGKTEELIRRLKRARIANLKVEIFKPAVDVRYDDVKIVSHDENAIQSTPIDNSQKILLLSQDVEVIGIDEAQFFDPEITNVCEQLALRGARVIVAGLDMDYKAQPFGQMPNLLAVADYITKLHAICVVCGNIANYSYRTSSEGGQVVLGEKDKYEPRCRHCYHLKSS, encoded by the coding sequence ATGTTTATTGAACCGAATATAAAAGGCGACCGGAGAGGCTGGATTGAAGTGATCTGTGGCTCCATGTTCAGTGGAAAAACAGAAGAACTTATACGGCGTTTAAAGCGGGCACGCATTGCCAATCTAAAGGTGGAGATATTTAAACCGGCTGTTGATGTCCGTTATGATGATGTAAAAATTGTATCGCATGATGAGAACGCCATTCAATCAACCCCTATCGATAATTCACAAAAAATATTGTTACTGTCGCAGGATGTGGAAGTAATTGGCATTGATGAGGCTCAGTTCTTTGATCCTGAAATTACCAATGTATGCGAGCAACTGGCTTTACGTGGTGCCCGTGTTATTGTTGCAGGCCTTGACATGGATTATAAAGCACAGCCTTTCGGGCAAATGCCCAACTTACTTGCTGTGGCTGATTACATAACCAAGCTGCATGCGATCTGTGTAGTGTGTGGAAATATTGCCAATTACTCTTACCGCACCTCAAGCGAGGGCGGACAAGTCGTACTCGGTGAAAAAGATAAGTACGAGCCCAGGTGCAGACATTGTTATCATCTTAAAAGCAGTTAA
- a CDS encoding UDP-glucose dehydrogenase family protein yields the protein MKIAVVGTGYVGLVTGTCFAETGNQVICVDIDKSKVDKLSNGQITIYEPGLEKIFLRNLKEGRLHFTTNLAEGVKDAAIVFLALPTPPGEDGSADLKYILGVADDLGKILTDYKVIVDKSTVPVGTADKVQAAIAKNFKGAFAVVSNPEFLREGVAVEDFMKPDRVVVGTSDERAKKVMTELYAPFVRSGNPVIFMDEKSAELTKYAANSFLAVKISFMNEIARLCERLGADVDMVRKGIGSDERIGKRFLFPGIGYGGSCFPKDVQALVKSSSEVQYDFEILNAVMKVNEEQKLFLMPKINSYFNNDLKGKRFALWGLAFKPNTDDIREAPALYMIDALTEAGATVHAYDPEAMPNVKQVVGDKIDFAQNQYDALENADALIIATEWSEFRTPEFEKISSMLKNKVIFDGRNVYDREQMKQLGFFYESVGREAVK from the coding sequence ATGAAAATCGCAGTAGTAGGAACAGGTTATGTTGGATTAGTAACGGGAACTTGTTTTGCAGAAACAGGCAACCAGGTTATATGTGTTGATATTGACAAAAGCAAAGTTGATAAGTTATCGAACGGGCAAATCACTATTTACGAACCCGGTTTGGAGAAAATATTTCTCCGTAACCTGAAGGAAGGTCGTTTGCATTTCACAACCAACCTTGCAGAAGGTGTAAAAGATGCAGCCATTGTATTTCTTGCGTTGCCAACTCCTCCCGGTGAAGATGGTAGTGCCGATCTGAAATACATTTTAGGTGTGGCTGATGATCTTGGAAAAATTCTCACCGATTATAAAGTGATTGTTGATAAGAGTACCGTGCCGGTTGGTACTGCTGATAAAGTGCAGGCAGCTATTGCAAAGAATTTCAAAGGTGCATTTGCAGTAGTAAGTAATCCTGAGTTTTTGCGTGAAGGTGTGGCAGTTGAAGATTTCATGAAACCCGATCGTGTTGTTGTTGGAACAAGTGATGAACGTGCAAAAAAAGTAATGACAGAGTTGTATGCTCCGTTTGTACGCAGTGGCAACCCGGTAATTTTTATGGATGAGAAAAGTGCTGAGCTTACCAAGTATGCAGCTAACTCATTCCTTGCAGTGAAGATTTCGTTCATGAATGAAATTGCACGCTTATGCGAACGTCTTGGTGCAGATGTGGATATGGTGCGGAAAGGTATTGGTAGTGATGAACGTATTGGAAAGCGCTTTTTGTTTCCGGGTATTGGTTATGGAGGAAGCTGTTTCCCTAAAGACGTACAGGCCTTGGTGAAATCGTCAAGCGAAGTGCAATATGATTTTGAAATATTGAATGCTGTGATGAAAGTGAACGAAGAACAGAAATTGTTCCTCATGCCAAAGATCAACTCGTATTTCAATAATGATTTGAAAGGAAAACGTTTTGCATTGTGGGGATTGGCATTTAAACCTAACACAGATGATATTCGTGAAGCACCGGCCTTATACATGATCGATGCGTTAACAGAAGCAGGTGCAACTGTGCATGCATATGATCCTGAGGCTATGCCCAATGTGAAACAAGTAGTTGGTGATAAAATCGATTTTGCACAAAACCAGTACGATGCATTGGAAAATGCAGATGCATTGATCATTGCAACTGAGTGGAGCGAATTCCGCACACCTGAGTTTGAAAAGATTTCTTCTATGCTGAAGAACAAAGTGATTTTCGACGGACGTAACGTATATGACAGAGAACAAATGAAACAACTTGGGTTCTTCTACGAAAGCGTAGGAAGAGAGGCCGTAAAGTAA
- a CDS encoding trypsin-like peptidase domain-containing protein, translating into MKAKHILVTVLVSAVTALSSVFLYAKLTRTNSVAQSQGQLPVNYAGLFDGGGTPGPVDFEAAANSTVAGVVHIKTKTNPTQTNNQQKRRSPFGDIFGDEFFDDFFGGPQSNRPQMASGSGVFISADGYIVTNNHVVDGADEVTVTLHNKKQYKAKVVATDANTDLAVVKIEGSGFPYLLYGNSDEVKLGQWVLAVGYPLTLETTVTAGIVSAKYRFLGINQRKAGRNANVVESFIQTDAAVNQGNSGGALVNTSGQLIGINAAIASPTGTYAGYSYAIPVNIVKKVVDDLIKFGTVQRAFLGIRPEANADENTDSQIKEGDGVVVGEVMSNSAAEDAGLKKGDKIIKLDNKTVATWYELTGTVASYRPGQKINVTYLRNGKEGTAVLTLKNSSGNTEIVKTSAIDRLGAELTTLDAKKAKEYGVEGGVVVQALSDGLIAEQTTIKKGFIIVRAGGKAVKSVDDLKKAIDNAGNSIIIEGIYPGYEGVYQYAINDLRNEP; encoded by the coding sequence ATGAAAGCAAAACACATTCTGGTAACCGTACTTGTGAGTGCCGTTACAGCTCTCTCAAGTGTTTTCCTCTATGCAAAACTCACACGGACTAATTCTGTGGCCCAAAGTCAAGGTCAGTTACCTGTTAACTACGCAGGTTTGTTTGATGGAGGTGGTACACCTGGTCCGGTTGATTTTGAAGCGGCAGCGAACTCTACTGTTGCGGGAGTAGTGCATATCAAAACAAAAACAAATCCAACACAAACCAATAATCAACAAAAACGCCGCAGTCCGTTTGGAGATATTTTCGGTGATGAATTTTTTGATGATTTCTTCGGAGGTCCTCAAAGCAATCGTCCGCAAATGGCAAGTGGTAGTGGTGTGTTTATTTCTGCAGATGGATATATCGTTACCAACAATCACGTAGTTGATGGTGCCGATGAAGTAACTGTTACACTCCATAACAAAAAACAATACAAAGCAAAAGTAGTTGCAACAGATGCAAATACTGATCTGGCTGTTGTAAAAATTGAAGGCAGTGGTTTCCCTTACTTACTCTATGGAAATTCTGATGAAGTGAAGCTTGGTCAGTGGGTATTAGCAGTTGGTTATCCTTTAACATTGGAAACTACTGTTACTGCGGGTATTGTTAGTGCCAAGTATCGTTTCCTTGGTATCAATCAACGTAAAGCAGGACGTAATGCAAATGTGGTTGAAAGCTTTATTCAAACAGATGCTGCCGTAAACCAAGGTAACAGTGGTGGCGCATTGGTAAATACGAGCGGGCAGCTGATTGGTATTAACGCAGCAATCGCTTCACCCACCGGAACATACGCAGGTTATTCTTATGCAATTCCTGTAAACATTGTGAAGAAAGTTGTTGATGACTTAATTAAGTTCGGAACTGTACAACGTGCATTTCTTGGCATTCGTCCGGAAGCAAATGCTGATGAAAATACTGACTCACAAATTAAAGAAGGCGATGGTGTTGTTGTAGGTGAAGTAATGAGTAACAGTGCCGCTGAAGATGCCGGTTTAAAGAAAGGTGATAAGATCATTAAACTCGATAACAAAACTGTTGCTACCTGGTATGAATTAACCGGTACTGTTGCCAGCTATCGTCCAGGTCAGAAAATAAATGTTACTTACCTGAGAAATGGTAAAGAAGGAACAGCTGTACTCACATTAAAAAACAGCAGCGGCAATACTGAGATCGTTAAAACATCTGCGATCGATCGCCTGGGTGCTGAGTTAACTACACTCGATGCTAAGAAAGCAAAAGAGTACGGCGTTGAAGGTGGTGTGGTTGTACAGGCCTTAAGTGATGGTTTAATTGCAGAACAAACAACGATCAAAAAAGGATTTATTATTGTTCGTGCAGGCGGCAAAGCTGTAAAATCTGTAGATGATCTTAAGAAAGCAATTGATAATGCAGGTAACAGCATCATCATTGAAGGTATATATCCCGGCTATGAAGGAGTTTACCAATATGCAATTAACGATCTGCGTAATGAGCCATAA
- a CDS encoding 3-deoxy-D-manno-octulosonic acid transferase, which yields MIFFYNIFRVAYKTGIKLAANWNGKARKWVDGRKNWQQKLAANWKTEPGQPVIWMHCASLGEFEQGRPIIEGIKSQYPNSKLLLTFFSPSGYEVRKNYMGADHVMYLPFDSRENAAAFIDIVQPKLAIFVKYEFWHYYLAELNNRKIETILVSGIFRSSQPFFQWWGGFNRNMLHQFSHLFVQNAASKELLDRIGLGDKTTVAGDTRFDRVITAAEHWKPVEPADIFCGTDAVMVAGSTWAEDETILAEWMQAGNQHKLIIAPHEIKAENINRLKNLFPKAITFSEFSSNLSPLKTYRTLIIDNIGYLSRLYKYASVCHVGGGFNKSGHHNILEAAVYGKPVITGPNFEKFKESVDLKKLGGSFTVNNSRELKEVMLQMNISAAGTIAENYVKENAGATAAILSWLQEKRLFTNA from the coding sequence ATGATCTTCTTTTACAACATATTTCGGGTCGCCTACAAAACAGGAATTAAACTGGCAGCCAATTGGAACGGCAAAGCCAGAAAATGGGTGGACGGGCGTAAAAACTGGCAGCAGAAATTAGCTGCAAATTGGAAAACTGAACCGGGGCAACCTGTTATCTGGATGCATTGTGCTTCCCTTGGAGAATTTGAACAAGGTCGGCCAATTATTGAAGGGATCAAATCCCAATATCCCAATTCCAAACTCCTGTTGACATTCTTCTCTCCTTCGGGTTATGAAGTAAGGAAGAATTATATGGGAGCAGATCATGTGATGTACCTGCCGTTTGATTCAAGGGAAAATGCTGCTGCTTTCATCGATATTGTTCAGCCGAAGCTGGCGATTTTCGTGAAGTATGAGTTCTGGCATTATTATCTTGCTGAGTTAAATAACAGGAAGATCGAAACCATTTTAGTGTCGGGCATTTTTCGTTCGTCGCAACCGTTCTTTCAATGGTGGGGCGGATTTAACCGCAATATGCTGCATCAGTTTTCACATCTGTTTGTACAAAATGCAGCTTCAAAAGAATTATTAGATCGCATTGGCTTGGGCGACAAAACAACTGTGGCTGGCGACACAAGATTCGATCGGGTGATCACTGCAGCTGAACATTGGAAACCGGTTGAGCCGGCTGATATATTTTGTGGAACTGATGCTGTAATGGTGGCAGGCAGCACCTGGGCTGAAGACGAAACCATTCTTGCTGAATGGATGCAGGCAGGCAATCAACACAAACTCATTATTGCGCCGCATGAGATCAAAGCAGAAAATATCAATCGCTTAAAAAATTTGTTCCCTAAAGCAATTACCTTTTCGGAGTTTTCAAGTAACCTCTCACCACTCAAAACTTACCGCACTCTTATCATTGATAACATCGGCTATCTCTCCCGCCTCTACAAATACGCATCGGTTTGTCATGTAGGAGGAGGTTTCAATAAAAGCGGTCATCATAATATTTTGGAAGCAGCCGTTTATGGCAAGCCTGTGATAACCGGACCTAATTTTGAAAAGTTCAAAGAAAGTGTAGACTTAAAAAAACTGGGTGGAAGTTTTACGGTTAACAATTCAAGGGAATTAAAAGAAGTTATGCTGCAAATGAATATATCAGCAGCAGGAACAATTGCAGAAAATTATGTAAAAGAAAATGCGGGGGCAACCGCAGCCATACTCAGTTGGCTTCAGGAGAAACGTCTTTTCACCAATGCATAA
- the ccsA gene encoding cytochrome c biogenesis protein CcsA: MHKSWWKIASVILLVYTIVGGFLMDVPRLFILNESIRNLYFHVSMWFAMMILFGVSLVYSIKYLSKQQYKHDIYASAFAGTGTFLGLLGYATGAVWANYTWVTDQGQSLSNILKEPKLLGAGIAILIYCAYFVLRGSFTDMDKKARVTAVYNVFAFVMLFPTIWIIPRLVGSLHPGAPGSDSGNPALNFNDIDSRLRIVFYPAVIGWTLLAVWITTLKIRTRLLADKSLL, encoded by the coding sequence ATGCATAAATCCTGGTGGAAGATAGCGTCAGTTATTTTACTCGTTTACACCATTGTTGGTGGTTTCTTGATGGATGTACCCCGTCTTTTTATTTTAAATGAATCAATTCGCAACCTCTACTTTCATGTAAGTATGTGGTTTGCGATGATGATACTGTTTGGGGTGAGTCTTGTGTACAGCATTAAGTATCTCAGTAAGCAACAATACAAGCACGACATTTACGCATCGGCGTTTGCAGGCACGGGTACGTTCCTTGGTTTGCTGGGCTATGCAACAGGTGCAGTTTGGGCAAATTATACCTGGGTTACAGATCAGGGGCAATCGCTCAGTAATATTCTCAAAGAACCAAAGTTGTTAGGAGCAGGCATCGCCATTCTCATTTACTGCGCCTATTTTGTTTTGCGTGGAAGTTTTACTGACATGGATAAGAAAGCAAGAGTAACGGCAGTATATAATGTCTTTGCATTTGTTATGCTCTTCCCTACTATCTGGATCATTCCAAGATTAGTGGGCAGTTTACACCCCGGTGCACCGGGTAGTGACAGCGGCAATCCTGCACTCAACTTTAATGATATTGATAGCCGCTTACGAATTGTATTCTACCCTGCGGTTATTGGTTGGACATTGTTAGCTGTCTGGATCACTACACTCAAAATCAGAACCCGGTTATTGGCCGATAAATCACTTTTGTAA
- a CDS encoding UDP-glucuronic acid decarboxylase family protein has translation MDRKRILITGAAGFLGSHLCDRAIKEGYHVIAMDNLITGDLKNIEHLFKLEQFEFYHHDITKFIHIPGKLDYILHFASPASPIDYLKIPIQTLKVGAHGTHNCLGLAKAKGARILVASTSEVYGDPLVHPQTEEYWGNVNPVGPRGVYDEAKRFMESITMAYNRFHGVETRIIRIFNTYGPRMRLNDGRALPAFIGQALRGEDLTVFGDGSQTRSFCYVDDLVEGIYRLLMSDYDMPVNIGNPTEITLKEFAEEVIKLTGTTQKIVYKDLPVDDPKQRKPDITKAKALLGWEPKVSRAEGLKITYEYFKNLPQEEWSKLPKEFVSMK, from the coding sequence ATGGATCGCAAACGAATTTTAATTACAGGTGCTGCAGGTTTTCTCGGTTCGCATTTATGCGACCGTGCAATTAAAGAAGGTTATCATGTAATTGCAATGGATAACCTTATTACCGGTGACTTGAAAAATATTGAACACTTGTTCAAGCTGGAGCAATTTGAGTTCTATCATCATGATATCACCAAGTTCATTCACATACCCGGCAAGCTGGATTATATCCTGCACTTTGCATCACCGGCAAGCCCGATCGATTATTTAAAAATTCCGATTCAGACTTTGAAAGTTGGTGCGCATGGTACGCACAACTGTTTAGGTTTAGCCAAAGCAAAAGGTGCACGCATTCTTGTTGCTTCAACTTCTGAAGTGTATGGCGATCCATTGGTGCATCCACAAACAGAAGAATACTGGGGAAATGTAAATCCTGTTGGTCCACGTGGCGTGTACGATGAAGCAAAACGTTTCATGGAAAGTATTACGATGGCGTATAACCGTTTTCATGGTGTTGAGACAAGGATCATCCGCATCTTTAATACCTACGGTCCACGTATGCGACTCAATGATGGCCGTGCGTTACCTGCGTTTATTGGTCAGGCTTTACGTGGTGAAGATTTAACGGTGTTTGGAGACGGCAGTCAGACAAGAAGTTTTTGTTATGTAGATGATTTGGTGGAAGGCATTTATCGTTTGCTCATGAGTGATTATGATATGCCGGTGAATATTGGTAACCCAACAGAAATTACGTTGAAGGAATTTGCAGAAGAAGTAATTAAACTGACAGGTACTACACAAAAAATTGTTTACAAAGATTTGCCTGTAGACGATCCGAAGCAACGTAAGCCGGATATTACAAAAGCAAAAGCATTGCTTGGTTGGGAACCAAAAGTAAGTCGTGCAGAAGGATTGAAGATTACCTACGAATATTTCAAAAATCTTCCGCAGGAAGAGTGGAGCAAATTGCCGAAAGAGTTTGTCAGCATGAAATGA